One Edaphobacter flagellatus genomic region harbors:
- the rplO gene encoding 50S ribosomal protein L15, translated as MAIRNLSNLKAPAKANSNKKRVGRGMGSGMGKTSTRGHKGQGSRSGSRLMRGFEGGQMPLHRRLPKRGFTNIFRTEYTVLGLDRIAEINAASKETEFTLEKIVALGLLRKKNGLLKVLNNGEIKVAVTVHAHKFSKTAQEAIEKAGGKAVLIG; from the coding sequence ATGGCAATTCGTAATCTCTCTAATTTGAAGGCCCCTGCAAAGGCCAATAGCAACAAGAAGCGTGTCGGCCGCGGTATGGGCTCGGGTATGGGTAAGACTTCGACCCGTGGCCATAAGGGGCAGGGTTCGCGTTCTGGTTCGCGTCTGATGCGTGGCTTCGAAGGCGGCCAGATGCCGCTGCACCGCCGTCTGCCCAAGCGCGGCTTTACGAACATCTTCCGTACCGAGTACACCGTGCTTGGCCTCGACCGTATTGCCGAGATCAACGCAGCCTCAAAGGAGACCGAGTTTACGCTCGAGAAGATCGTCGCGCTCGGCTTGCTACGCAAGAAGAATGGCCTGCTTAAGGTGTTGAATAACGGTGAGATCAAGGTTGCCGTTACGGTGCATGCGCATAAGTTTTCGAAGACTGCCCAGGAAGCGATCGAGAAGGCCGGCGGTAAGGCCGTTCTGATCGGCTAA
- the infA gene encoding translation initiation factor IF-1, translating into MSKEDAIEVMATVVETLPNAMFKVELENKHQALAHVSGRMRKNFIRILPGDRVAIELSPYDLNRGRIVYRYK; encoded by the coding sequence TTGTCGAAGGAAGATGCAATTGAGGTAATGGCAACGGTTGTTGAGACGCTGCCCAACGCGATGTTCAAGGTCGAGCTTGAGAACAAGCATCAGGCTTTGGCGCACGTCTCCGGACGTATGCGTAAGAACTTCATTCGTATCCTCCCCGGCGACCGTGTTGCGATTGAGCTCAGTCCATACGATCTCAACCGCGGCCGTATTGTCTACCGCTACAAGTAG
- the rpsC gene encoding 30S ribosomal protein S3 yields the protein MGQKVHPYGFRLGVNKPWKSRWFVERGYDKLLVEDVKLKAELRDKLKAAGVSSVEVERPGNKLRLIIRTARPGIIIGRKGAEIDKLKADIQKRTNREVFVDILEVNKPELDAQLVAENIALQLEKRVSFRRAMRKSVDSALRFGCKGIKVRVSGRLNGNEIARSEWYLQGRLPLHTLRADIDYGFAEAKTTYGIIGVKTWVYRGDIYEQKKRREQGTTAGVFAS from the coding sequence ATGGGACAGAAAGTCCATCCGTATGGGTTTCGCCTCGGCGTAAACAAGCCGTGGAAGTCGCGCTGGTTCGTCGAGCGTGGCTATGACAAGCTGCTGGTCGAAGATGTCAAGCTCAAGGCTGAGCTGCGCGACAAGCTCAAGGCCGCGGGCGTCAGCTCGGTCGAAGTCGAGCGTCCCGGCAACAAGTTGCGCCTGATCATCCGCACGGCACGTCCGGGCATCATCATCGGGCGCAAGGGCGCCGAGATCGACAAACTCAAGGCCGATATTCAGAAGCGCACCAATCGCGAGGTGTTTGTCGACATCCTCGAGGTGAATAAGCCCGAGCTTGACGCTCAACTGGTTGCCGAGAACATTGCGCTGCAGCTGGAGAAGCGTGTCAGCTTCCGTCGTGCGATGCGCAAGTCGGTGGATTCGGCTCTGCGTTTCGGCTGCAAGGGAATCAAGGTTCGTGTCTCGGGCCGCCTGAACGGCAACGAGATCGCGCGCTCGGAGTGGTATCTGCAGGGCCGTCTGCCGCTGCACACGCTGCGCGCCGATATCGACTACGGCTTTGCCGAAGCGAAGACGACCTACGGCATCATTGGCGTGAAGACCTGGGTCTACCGCGGCGATATCTACGAGCAGAAGAAGCGTCGCGAGCAGGGTACGACCGCCGGCGTCTTCGCGTCGTAA
- the rplN gene encoding 50S ribosomal protein L14: protein MAVQMRTILDVADNSGARKLQVILPLGGGLGKIAGLGDVVTAAVKEAAPDGTVKKGKVVKAVIVRTRKESRRKDGTYIRFDQNAAVVINDAMEPVGTRVFGPVARELREKKFLKIVSLAPEVI, encoded by the coding sequence ATGGCAGTGCAAATGAGAACAATTCTTGACGTGGCCGATAACTCCGGCGCGCGCAAGCTGCAGGTGATCCTGCCCCTCGGTGGCGGTCTCGGTAAGATCGCTGGCCTGGGTGATGTCGTTACGGCAGCCGTCAAAGAAGCTGCTCCGGACGGAACGGTGAAGAAGGGCAAGGTCGTGAAGGCCGTGATCGTGCGTACCCGCAAGGAATCGCGCCGCAAGGACGGGACCTATATCCGCTTCGATCAGAATGCCGCTGTGGTGATCAACGATGCGATGGAGCCGGTTGGCACTCGCGTCTTCGGCCCCGTGGCCCGTGAGCTTCGCGAGAAGAAGTTTCTCAAGATCGTCTCGCTTGCACCCGAGGTCATCTAG
- the rpsM gene encoding 30S ribosomal protein S13, translating to MARIAGVDVPNNKQVRIGLTYIFGIGNSRAAKILAKADVDPFAKIATLDEDQLNRIRHVIEQEGQIEGDLRKDVSLNIKRLIEIQSYRGLRHRRSLPVRGQRTHTNARTRKGPRKGTVAGKKKATK from the coding sequence ATGGCACGTATTGCTGGAGTCGACGTACCGAACAATAAGCAGGTACGCATCGGACTCACCTACATCTTCGGCATCGGCAACTCGCGCGCTGCGAAGATCCTGGCTAAGGCGGATGTCGATCCGTTTGCCAAGATTGCAACGCTGGACGAGGATCAGCTGAACCGCATCCGTCACGTCATCGAGCAGGAAGGCCAGATCGAGGGCGACCTCCGCAAGGACGTTTCGCTCAACATCAAGCGCCTGATCGAAATTCAGTCGTACCGTGGTCTTCGTCACCGCCGCTCGCTTCCTGTTCGCGGCCAGCGCACCCACACTAACGCTCGTACCCGCAAAGGTCCTCGCAAGGGAACAGTCGCCGGTAAGAAGAAAGCGACGAAATAA
- the rplF gene encoding 50S ribosomal protein L6 — MSRIGRKPIPVPAGVKYTVNGNTVLVEGPKGKVTALLPQGIKLVQKDGTIVAERENDKQAAFHGLARALVFNAVQGVTAGWTKELDIVGIGYRVEMKGKNTVVFTLGFSHPIEFPLPTGITVEIDPKQTHLTIAGVDRQKVGQVAADMRALRKPDPYKNKGVRYTGEKLKKKVGKTGAK; from the coding sequence ATGTCACGTATTGGTAGGAAGCCGATTCCGGTTCCCGCAGGCGTCAAGTATACGGTTAACGGCAATACGGTTCTGGTTGAAGGCCCGAAGGGCAAGGTTACGGCTCTGCTGCCGCAGGGGATCAAGCTGGTCCAAAAGGACGGCACGATCGTTGCCGAGCGCGAGAACGACAAGCAGGCTGCGTTTCATGGCCTTGCCCGCGCATTGGTCTTCAATGCAGTTCAAGGCGTTACCGCTGGCTGGACGAAGGAGCTAGATATCGTTGGTATCGGTTACCGTGTCGAGATGAAGGGCAAGAATACCGTAGTGTTCACGCTGGGCTTCTCGCACCCGATCGAGTTCCCGCTGCCCACCGGCATTACCGTCGAGATTGATCCGAAGCAGACGCATCTGACCATCGCCGGCGTTGACCGCCAGAAGGTGGGGCAGGTTGCCGCCGATATGCGTGCGCTGCGCAAGCCCGATCCGTACAAGAATAAGGGCGTTCGTTATACCGGAGAGAAGCTGAAGAAGAAGGTTGGTAAGACCGGAGCCAAGTAA
- the rpsE gene encoding 30S ribosomal protein S5, protein MATRKKIDANKLNLKDQVVSINRVTKVVKGGKNMSFAALVVIGDPAEGVVGYGSGKAKEVPQAIRKGIEAAKKNLFKVNLTETSIPHQVLGHYGAGQVMLKPAPEGTGVIAGGTVRAVMTSAGVQNVLTKSIGTKNPHNVVKATFDALAQLRNKTEVAALRGKAEEEL, encoded by the coding sequence ATGGCAACAAGAAAGAAGATCGACGCGAACAAGCTCAACCTGAAGGACCAGGTCGTCAGCATCAACCGCGTCACCAAGGTCGTCAAGGGTGGCAAGAATATGTCTTTTGCCGCGCTGGTTGTTATCGGCGACCCGGCTGAGGGTGTTGTTGGCTACGGTTCGGGTAAGGCGAAGGAAGTGCCTCAGGCCATCCGCAAGGGCATCGAAGCCGCCAAGAAGAACCTCTTCAAGGTAAACCTGACCGAGACCTCGATTCCGCATCAGGTGCTGGGCCACTACGGCGCAGGCCAGGTGATGCTGAAGCCTGCTCCTGAGGGTACTGGTGTCATCGCCGGAGGCACGGTTCGTGCAGTGATGACTTCGGCTGGCGTGCAGAACGTGCTGACCAAGTCCATCGGCACCAAGAATCCGCATAATGTTGTCAAGGCCACCTTCGATGCTCTTGCGCAGCTGCGTAACAAGACCGAAGTTGCCGCACTGCGCGGCAAGGCCGAAGAAGAGCTGTAA
- a CDS encoding adenylate kinase, translating to MAEPFLPGPVLLLGAPGVGKGTQAQLLMADYGIPQISTGDILRDNIARGTDLGKAAKGLMDQGQLVSDEMVNEMVGARLAQPDVKRGYILDGYPRTIGQAEWLDAHLVSLEQSAGAVVLPLVAVNIRVDEQVLLRRITGRRICSQCKHIYNVYFKAPKREGICDIDGAPLQHRSDDTEAAFTERMKAYHALTAPVIEHYSKQGRFREVDGDRSVEAVTAAIELSLRQLRQVGL from the coding sequence TTGGCAGAACCATTTCTGCCGGGGCCGGTTCTTCTTCTGGGCGCTCCCGGTGTGGGTAAGGGGACGCAGGCACAGCTTCTGATGGCCGACTACGGCATTCCGCAGATCTCGACCGGAGATATTCTCCGCGACAACATTGCACGCGGTACGGACCTGGGCAAAGCGGCGAAGGGGCTTATGGATCAGGGGCAGCTCGTTTCTGACGAGATGGTCAACGAGATGGTTGGCGCACGACTGGCTCAGCCCGATGTGAAGCGCGGTTACATTCTCGATGGGTATCCGCGTACGATTGGCCAGGCGGAGTGGCTGGATGCGCATCTGGTCTCACTGGAGCAGTCGGCTGGGGCCGTCGTTCTTCCGTTGGTAGCGGTGAATATTCGCGTTGATGAACAAGTGCTGCTGCGCCGTATTACGGGCCGCCGGATCTGCTCACAGTGCAAGCATATTTATAACGTTTACTTCAAAGCTCCGAAGCGGGAGGGCATTTGCGATATCGACGGTGCGCCTCTGCAGCACCGCTCCGACGATACCGAGGCTGCATTCACGGAACGTATGAAGGCGTATCACGCGCTAACAGCTCCAGTGATTGAGCACTATTCGAAGCAGGGCCGTTTCCGCGAGGTCGACGGCGACCGCTCGGTTGAGGCGGTGACGGCGGCAATTGAGTTGTCGCTTCGTCAGCTTCGCCAGGTAGGACTCTAA
- the rpmJ gene encoding 50S ribosomal protein L36: protein MKVRASVKKICDKCKVIHRRGVVRVICENAKHKQRQG from the coding sequence ATGAAGGTCCGTGCGTCAGTTAAGAAGATCTGCGATAAGTGCAAGGTGATTCACCGCCGCGGCGTCGTTCGCGTTATCTGTGAGAACGCAAAGCACAAGCAGCGTCAGGGATAG
- a CDS encoding type Z 30S ribosomal protein S14: protein MSTTAKRVKDASKPKFKSRKHNRCQLCGRPRAFLRKFGVCRLCFRSLALKGEIPGVVKSSW from the coding sequence ATGTCAACTACTGCAAAGCGCGTCAAAGACGCAAGTAAGCCGAAGTTCAAGTCCCGCAAGCACAACCGCTGCCAGCTCTGCGGTCGTCCTCGCGCCTTCCTTCGTAAGTTTGGCGTCTGCCGTCTCTGCTTTCGCTCGCTCGCTCTCAAGGGAGAGATTCCGGGCGTCGTGAAGTCGAGCTGGTAA
- the rplR gene encoding 50S ribosomal protein L18: MITPRKRDVIRKRVHTRIREKLAGTAERPRLNVYRSLDHIYTQLIDDANGVTLASASTLTKKGEAKKTGGNIAAATEVGKLIAERAQAKGIKKVVFDRGGYLYHGRIKALADAAREAGLEF, translated from the coding sequence ATGATTACTCCTCGCAAGCGCGACGTTATCCGCAAACGTGTCCATACGCGTATCCGCGAAAAGCTCGCCGGTACGGCAGAGCGTCCTCGTCTGAACGTTTATCGTTCGCTCGACCACATTTACACACAGCTGATCGATGATGCGAACGGTGTCACGCTGGCTTCTGCTTCGACGCTCACCAAGAAGGGCGAAGCAAAGAAGACCGGTGGCAACATTGCTGCGGCCACTGAGGTCGGCAAGCTGATCGCTGAGCGTGCGCAGGCCAAGGGCATCAAGAAGGTGGTCTTCGACCGCGGCGGTTATCTCTATCACGGCCGTATCAAGGCTCTGGCCGACGCAGCCCGCGAGGCGGGTCTGGAGTTCTAA
- the rpmD gene encoding 50S ribosomal protein L30, producing the protein MAETKAKIKLQYFRSKIATPEKHKLVVKGLGFTKLNQIVEREDTPSIRGMVAKIPHLVRIVE; encoded by the coding sequence ATGGCCGAAACCAAAGCCAAAATCAAGCTGCAGTATTTCCGCTCGAAGATTGCTACGCCGGAGAAGCACAAGCTCGTTGTTAAGGGCCTCGGCTTCACCAAGCTGAACCAGATCGTTGAGCGTGAGGACACGCCGTCTATCCGCGGCATGGTCGCAAAGATTCCCCATCTCGTGCGTATCGTCGAGTAG
- the map gene encoding type I methionyl aminopeptidase, translating into MAIMIKTPQEIAKMRVSGIALRKVHDALAPHVKAGVSTMDLEEIAVAKIAELGGKAAFKGYHGYPSALCTSINEEVVHGMPNAKRVLKDGDVLSIDCGVIIDGFYSDAAVTYSIGKASAETQKLLDVTKASLEAAIEQCRVGGRLFDISATVQEMCEAAGFGVVREFVGHGIGRSMHEDPQVPNFGTRGKGPRLKAGMVLAIEPMINAGRPEVKVLKDGWTAVTVDGSYSAHFEHTVAITNDGPLVLTR; encoded by the coding sequence ATGGCGATTATGATCAAAACGCCGCAGGAGATTGCGAAGATGCGAGTCTCCGGCATCGCTCTCCGCAAGGTTCACGATGCGCTTGCGCCACATGTCAAGGCTGGCGTCTCGACGATGGATCTGGAGGAGATCGCTGTAGCGAAAATCGCCGAGTTGGGCGGAAAGGCCGCGTTCAAGGGCTATCACGGGTATCCGTCGGCTCTGTGCACATCGATCAATGAAGAGGTTGTCCATGGAATGCCGAATGCAAAGCGTGTTCTGAAGGATGGGGATGTCCTTTCGATCGATTGCGGCGTGATTATTGACGGCTTCTACTCCGATGCGGCCGTAACTTACTCGATCGGAAAGGCTTCTGCGGAGACGCAGAAACTGCTGGATGTCACCAAAGCTTCGCTGGAGGCTGCCATTGAGCAGTGCCGGGTCGGTGGACGGTTATTCGATATCTCGGCCACGGTTCAGGAGATGTGCGAGGCGGCTGGATTTGGTGTTGTGCGTGAGTTTGTCGGCCATGGGATCGGTCGCAGCATGCACGAGGACCCTCAGGTTCCGAATTTTGGTACTCGAGGCAAGGGACCGAGGTTGAAGGCCGGGATGGTTCTGGCGATTGAGCCGATGATCAATGCCGGACGGCCAGAGGTGAAGGTTTTGAAGGATGGGTGGACGGCTGTGACGGTCGATGGCAGCTATAGCGCCCATTTTGAGCATACGGTGGCCATTACGAACGACGGCCCGCTGGTGCTGACGCGGTAA
- the rplV gene encoding 50S ribosomal protein L22, producing the protein MANVAEKTREFRAEAKFQRTSPQKAKLVLDLIKGLRVEQAINTVHFNNKRIAPVVEKVLRSAVQNANYLSQEQGLDVDVDNLYVKSAVANEGPRMKRIRPAPMGRAFRYQRRLAHIIVTVAEKNKPGVATTIDEPAAAPAAKKSAKKTATKTAAKKAPAKKAAAKKTATKKAAK; encoded by the coding sequence ATGGCAAACGTAGCAGAGAAAACACGAGAGTTCCGCGCGGAGGCGAAGTTTCAGCGCACCAGCCCGCAGAAGGCGAAGCTCGTTCTGGATCTGATCAAGGGGCTCCGGGTGGAGCAGGCGATCAACACGGTCCATTTCAACAACAAGCGCATTGCGCCGGTGGTCGAGAAGGTGCTGCGTTCGGCGGTTCAGAACGCCAACTACCTCTCGCAGGAGCAGGGACTCGACGTGGATGTCGATAACCTCTACGTCAAGTCGGCTGTGGCCAACGAGGGTCCACGCATGAAGCGTATCCGCCCCGCCCCGATGGGCCGCGCGTTCCGCTATCAGCGTCGTCTCGCCCACATCATCGTGACCGTGGCTGAAAAGAACAAGCCGGGTGTCGCCACGACGATTGACGAGCCGGCAGCGGCTCCGGCGGCAAAGAAGTCCGCCAAGAAGACGGCCACCAAGACCGCGGCAAAGAAGGCTCCGGCCAAGAAGGCCGCAGCGAAGAAGACAGCGACCAAGAAAGCCGCGAAGTAA
- the rplE gene encoding 50S ribosomal protein L5, with the protein MAVSRFKEKYEKEIKPALAKELNIENVMAIPKLEKIVVNMGLGEATQNVKIMDPLVADLAAITGQKPVTTKAKKSIAAFKVREGMPIGAMVTLRGDAMYEFLDRLISIALPRVRDFRGVSSKSFDGRGNYTLGLRDQLIFAEIDYAKVDKIKGMNVTIVTTAQDDNGARALLRGFGMPFRQGA; encoded by the coding sequence ATGGCAGTGTCACGATTTAAAGAGAAGTACGAGAAAGAGATCAAGCCGGCTCTTGCGAAAGAGTTGAACATCGAGAATGTGATGGCGATCCCGAAGCTTGAGAAGATCGTCGTCAATATGGGTCTGGGCGAAGCGACACAGAACGTCAAGATCATGGATCCGCTGGTGGCCGATCTTGCTGCAATCACCGGCCAGAAGCCCGTGACGACCAAGGCGAAGAAATCCATCGCCGCCTTCAAGGTTCGTGAGGGCATGCCGATCGGTGCAATGGTCACTCTGCGCGGCGATGCGATGTACGAGTTTCTGGACCGCCTGATCTCGATCGCTCTTCCTCGCGTCCGCGACTTCCGCGGTGTTTCTTCGAAGAGTTTCGATGGCCGCGGCAACTATACGCTCGGTCTGCGTGACCAGCTTATCTTCGCTGAAATCGACTATGCGAAGGTCGACAAGATCAAGGGCATGAATGTCACCATCGTGACGACAGCCCAGGACGACAATGGCGCTCGCGCCCTGCTTCGCGGATTCGGTATGCCGTTCCGCCAGGGAGCATAG
- the rpmC gene encoding 50S ribosomal protein L29 has protein sequence MELEKIRNLSDDELKSEQTKAAEQLFRIRFQQSLGNNEGVKKLRSLKLDVARIKTVARERQLGLAKPAAAAAPAKSTRKKAKKD, from the coding sequence ATGGAACTCGAGAAGATTCGTAACCTCAGTGACGATGAGCTCAAGAGCGAGCAGACGAAGGCTGCCGAGCAGCTGTTTCGCATTCGCTTTCAGCAGAGCCTCGGCAACAATGAGGGCGTCAAGAAGCTGCGGTCGCTGAAGCTGGACGTCGCCCGCATCAAAACGGTCGCCCGCGAGCGTCAGCTTGGCCTCGCCAAGCCTGCGGCTGCCGCTGCACCTGCAAAGAGCACTCGCAAGAAAGCAAAGAAGGACTAA
- the rplX gene encoding 50S ribosomal protein L24: MAGIKIKRNDTVEVIAGKDKGRRGRVLRVIADKQRVLVEHVMMVKKHVKPNPQRNIKGGIAEQESPIHISNVMLVDGEGNKTRVGARVEGDKKVRVSKASGNVIAEKKTKK; the protein is encoded by the coding sequence ATGGCAGGCATCAAGATTAAGCGCAACGATACGGTCGAAGTGATCGCAGGCAAAGATAAGGGCAGGCGTGGCCGTGTGCTTCGCGTGATCGCAGACAAGCAGCGCGTTTTGGTTGAGCACGTGATGATGGTGAAAAAGCATGTGAAGCCGAATCCGCAGCGCAATATCAAGGGCGGTATCGCAGAGCAGGAGTCACCGATCCATATCTCGAACGTGATGCTGGTTGATGGCGAGGGTAATAAGACCCGCGTTGGAGCGCGAGTCGAGGGCGACAAGAAGGTTCGTGTCTCGAAGGCAAGCGGCAATGTGATCGCCGAGAAGAAGACAAAGAAGTAA
- the secY gene encoding preprotein translocase subunit SecY → MFDKFKNIFRIPDLRKRVFFTLALLAVYRLGSHIPTPGINGQMLAEFFNQNSGSALGLVDLFSGGNLRKLTIFALGIMPYITASIIFQLLTVIYEPLAKLQKEGELGRRKITQWTRYVTVLLGIIQSFTIALTLTNTSTGSSMVTIPRAAFIPLCVLTLTAGTAFIMWLGEQITERGIGNGMSLLIFTGIVVGLPKGIAELYDKVKTNAWGAFTPVAVAILVAGMIAVVAFIVYVERSERRIPVQYAKRIVGRRMMGGQSTFLPLKVNSGGVMPVIFASSILSAPLLFAGMSFFGSGPLRDTKFFGPILQYISPGEPLYELIFAAAIIFFAYFYISIVFRPDDIADNMRKYGGFIPGIRPGKRTADFINDILTRITLVGALYLIIIVMIPQLIISGIHFNHLWLVGPIFDKLPSWMTNGLGVTFYFGGTSLLIVVGVAMDTVQQIESQLIMRHYDGFTPKSGRIRGRKSW, encoded by the coding sequence ATGTTTGACAAGTTTAAAAACATCTTCCGCATTCCAGACCTGCGCAAGCGCGTTTTCTTTACACTTGCTCTTCTGGCTGTTTATCGCCTGGGATCGCACATTCCTACCCCCGGCATCAATGGGCAGATGCTCGCTGAGTTCTTCAATCAGAACTCCGGTTCGGCGCTTGGACTGGTCGACCTGTTTTCGGGTGGTAACCTGCGCAAGCTGACCATCTTTGCCCTCGGCATCATGCCGTATATCACGGCATCGATCATCTTCCAATTGCTAACGGTCATTTATGAGCCGCTGGCGAAGCTGCAGAAGGAAGGCGAGCTTGGCCGCCGCAAGATTACGCAGTGGACGCGTTATGTCACGGTGCTGCTCGGTATTATTCAGTCGTTTACCATTGCGCTGACGCTGACCAATACTTCGACCGGATCGTCGATGGTGACAATCCCGCGCGCTGCTTTCATTCCACTCTGCGTACTCACGCTTACAGCTGGTACCGCCTTCATTATGTGGCTGGGCGAGCAGATTACGGAGCGCGGTATCGGCAACGGTATGTCGCTGCTGATCTTCACAGGTATTGTGGTTGGTCTGCCTAAGGGAATCGCCGAGCTTTATGACAAGGTGAAGACAAACGCCTGGGGAGCTTTCACTCCTGTGGCCGTGGCCATCCTAGTTGCGGGCATGATTGCGGTTGTTGCCTTCATCGTCTATGTCGAGCGTTCTGAGCGTCGCATCCCGGTGCAGTATGCGAAGCGTATCGTCGGCCGTCGTATGATGGGCGGTCAGTCGACCTTCCTTCCGCTCAAGGTGAACTCCGGCGGTGTGATGCCTGTCATCTTCGCGAGCTCGATTCTTTCGGCTCCGCTTCTATTTGCAGGCATGAGTTTCTTCGGCAGTGGACCGCTGCGTGATACCAAGTTCTTCGGACCTATCCTGCAGTACATCTCGCCGGGTGAACCGCTGTATGAGCTTATCTTTGCGGCTGCGATCATTTTCTTTGCGTACTTCTATATCTCGATCGTCTTCCGTCCGGATGACATCGCAGATAACATGCGCAAGTATGGCGGCTTCATCCCCGGCATTCGTCCCGGTAAGCGCACCGCAGATTTTATCAATGACATTCTGACCCGCATTACGCTGGTGGGTGCGCTTTATCTGATCATCATCGTCATGATTCCACAGTTGATTATCAGTGGTATCCACTTTAATCATCTGTGGCTGGTCGGCCCAATCTTCGACAAGCTGCCGAGTTGGATGACGAACGGTCTTGGCGTGACCTTCTACTTCGGCGGCACGTCGTTGCTGATCGTCGTTGGCGTCGCGATGGATACGGTCCAGCAGATTGAATCGCAACTTATCATGCGTCACTATGACGGCTTCACTCCGAAGAGCGGTCGTATTCGCGGACGCAAGAGCTGGTAG
- the rpsH gene encoding 30S ribosomal protein S8, which yields MNLTDPVADFLTRIRNSIRARHQKLDVPASKLKAEIARILKDEGYIANYKATEENGQRILRVYLKYGTNNEAAIRDLQRVSRPGCRVYVGRDEIRRVQGGLGISIMTTPKGVMTGRQARREGVGGEILCEVW from the coding sequence ATGAACCTCACTGATCCAGTAGCAGACTTTTTGACCCGTATCCGTAACTCCATTCGTGCTCGCCACCAGAAGCTCGACGTTCCGGCCTCGAAATTGAAGGCCGAGATTGCTCGCATTCTGAAAGACGAGGGTTACATCGCAAACTACAAGGCGACCGAAGAAAACGGACAGCGGATTCTGCGTGTGTACCTGAAGTACGGCACCAATAATGAAGCTGCCATCCGTGATCTGCAGCGTGTTTCGCGTCCCGGCTGCCGCGTATATGTAGGCCGCGATGAGATTCGCCGCGTTCAGGGCGGACTTGGTATCTCGATTATGACCACCCCGAAGGGGGTGATGACGGGTCGCCAGGCTCGCCGCGAAGGTGTTGGCGGCGAGATCCTCTGCGAAGTCTGGTAG
- the rplP gene encoding 50S ribosomal protein L16, giving the protein MLLPKKVKYRKQQRGRMTGKAWRGSDLSFGDYGLKVLECGYITDRQIEASRIAMTRFIKRGGKVWLRLFPDKPITKKPAETRMGKGKGAPDHWVCVVRPGRILFEMEGVNPEMAKEAMRLAAHKLPLKTTFVQRHDVQTTVAAK; this is encoded by the coding sequence ATGTTATTGCCAAAGAAGGTGAAGTATCGCAAGCAGCAGCGCGGCCGTATGACCGGCAAGGCGTGGCGCGGCTCCGATCTCTCGTTCGGCGACTACGGCCTGAAGGTTCTGGAGTGCGGTTATATTACCGACCGCCAGATCGAAGCCAGCCGTATCGCGATGACGCGTTTCATCAAACGCGGCGGTAAAGTGTGGCTGCGCCTGTTCCCGGACAAGCCGATCACGAAGAAGCCGGCCGAAACTCGTATGGGTAAGGGTAAGGGCGCTCCGGATCATTGGGTCTGCGTCGTTCGTCCGGGCAGGATCCTGTTCGAGATGGAAGGCGTCAACCCGGAGATGGCCAAAGAGGCGATGCGCCTGGCCGCTCACAAGCTGCCGCTTAAGACCACGTTCGTCCAGCGCCACGACGTTCAGACAACGGTCGCGGCCAAGTAA
- the rpsQ gene encoding 30S ribosomal protein S17, with product MAETTNKTEATEQTASRRNEKVGLVVSTKMQKTIVVEIEMRKAHPKYKRVIKSNKKFYAHDEQNSARVGDVVRIREVRPLSKLKRWSLEEIVRRSSLALAEEKEPAVEAK from the coding sequence ATGGCAGAGACTACAAACAAGACCGAAGCCACCGAGCAGACCGCATCCCGTCGTAACGAGAAGGTCGGCCTGGTCGTCTCGACCAAGATGCAGAAGACGATCGTTGTCGAGATCGAGATGCGAAAAGCGCACCCGAAGTACAAGCGCGTAATCAAGTCGAATAAGAAGTTCTACGCGCACGACGAGCAGAACTCGGCCCGCGTAGGCGACGTGGTTCGCATCCGCGAGGTTCGCCCGCTTTCGAAGCTGAAGCGCTGGTCGCTCGAAGAGATCGTCCGCCGTAGCTCGCTTGCATTGGCGGAAGAGAAGGAACCGGCGGTTGAGGCGAAGTAG